The nucleotide sequence ACAAGTAGCAACTAGCAACTAGTGCAGTTACATGAGAAATATACTACTAACCTTGTCACTAGAGGAAGTATCCAGCCAAAAAGTATCATGCCCTCTACTTTTACCAAAGAGTTGCATGAATATATTTCTTGCTCCACCAACTTTATGTGCAAGACGTTCAAGCTTCTTCCATTTCAACCTCAGCAATTTTGCATTAGGTTCTAAGACGTCTACTCCATTTTTCTTGGCAGTAGAGAGGGACGTCACAGGGTTACCATTATAGCTCGAACCGTTTTCTGTATTTCTACTTCTGGAAAGTTCTTTCAGCAATTCACAAGCACCAGGCACCTGCATCTTtgctataaaaatatattagtcaGAAAAAGCTCCAAGAAGGTTAATTATGAAGTAACGCCACAGGTAATAGTAATACCGTAATACTAATGaaattattaatgtaaaagaGCTTACTGGTTCCATTAATCTTTCTTCGTAGCAATGATGGATATTTGCAGTGATTCCAATAATCCACAGTTATGTCTTTGAAGTTCTTGAATATTTGACTTCCATAGGTGGTAGCAATACTCTCTGGATGAAACTGAATGAATAATGATTATCAAAGACATCAGAACAATGAAGGAAACTAAGTATAAATGTGATAACTAATAAACATCAAAACCTGTAAACCATAATGAGGAAAAGTAGAGTGCATGATGCCCATTAGAATGTGTCTATCTTGTTTTCCATCAACATGGGACGAAGGCCAATAACTTTGATTTTCCAACTTTTCTGAAACAGAAACGATTGATCCGTCCCTTGGTGGGCTCACAGAATTATTCACAGGAACAAGGAACCTTTTCTCAGAGAAAGAACCAGTGTCATCATTAATAGTCCACGCTAATGGTACGAGTTCTTTTGGCAGTGAATCCTTATCTATGATCAGCGAATGGTATCTAACAACCTGGAAGAATTGAAAGCTCAAGAACTTAATTTGTATCTAGAGAGATCAGTGAATGTTGCATGTTAATAAAAAGTAGAAGACCTGCCTTGAAATCAGAGTTTCTCCCGGATGGTATATGAGAAAACAATATGTTCCCATCATGTTCAATCCCACTACATGAAGTAAATGGTGATAGCATATGACCAAATATCAacaattttataattgttttattttttatttttttgactgAAAATTTTTAGAATTGTTTCAGCTGAAAATAATTCATTTCAATACCTTAACCGTCCATGGACTGGTTCTGGGGCATGCACCACATGAGCTCCATGGACATAACCCAGTGCCTGTCAAATGGAATAAACTCAGATATCTTTTGAAGTAATGTCATCTTTTATGAAGATAGAAGTACCTGGTGGCCAAGGCAGACGCCTAGAATGGGAATATCACGACATTCAAGCAAAAGGCGAAGACATATTCCTGAAAAGACAAAGCGAAGTTGGAGAAAAGACAATCAAAGGTAGGTAGGTAGGTAGGTAGGTGGATGGGTCTATAATTAACGGTACTTGGGTGGTACCTATATCAGATGGGCACATGGGAGAACCAGGTCCAGGTGATATAACAATATTATCGAAAGCAGCGTCTTCATATAAGTAATGATAAGCTTCTTCCCACGTCCACTCATCGTTTCGAATCACCACAGGAGGCACTACACACGATACAGAAGAGTTTGAAAAGACCActgaatatatgtaaataaagaaaaaaaaatataagaatttaCCTCCATTAATGGTACTAAGTGCCTGATATATATTGAAGGTGTAACTATCATAATTGTCAATTAACAAAGTCCTCACAAAGCCAAGCCTCTCTCCAGTCTTTGTTCTTGGCAAGATCTTCTCAGCAATTGACGAATCTTGCAAGTGTACTCCTGGCACATAATGTCCTGACTTCCTCGTACCACCGCGACAAGAAGGTAAACTAATGTATTTCTTCTTCCAGCTCTCGTCAATGCTAACCAATTCACTAGAGAATAGCCGGGTTGCGACTGTAAATCTCAGAACATTATCACTTGGACATGAAAGCTTCATAGCTCCTAACATAGGAAAATTGACATAAGAATTTGTTAATTTGGCTTATTACGAGATTCCAATTGGTATTGAAGAATTATTAGctcataataataaaaatacattttcaaaattttctatgtGAGACTTAATGTGATAATATGTCCACTTTGAAATGTTGGTTTTTTGGCCATTAATCTCAGATATAATTGGTCAAATGAATCAATTTTTGTTGGATGCACTAAATGAAAATTATGGTTCATATATCACGAAAAACAACTAATTACACATCCCATTTTGTAAAAGATCAGTAGTCTCTAATGCAGTGGAGATTTAGGTTCTCAATTCAAAACTTGTATACATTCCGATTAATCTAAGCAATGCATGCGGGTATCAATAGGTTTTCAATCAATCTCTCAACtcattagagagagaaaaaaaaattaaagagagCTTACGTATAGATTATTCGAAAAGCATAAGCGCATGAGGATTTTGAATTTCAGATGCTAGAAGAAAGAAAGGGTGCGCAAAGCAAGcgaggaagatgaagagaaaaagtttctcgtttttttttataactatgaAGAGAAACGGGAGGAcctgactatatatatatacagaaattttaaattacagATAGTTTAAGGGAATAAGTAGATACCTATGTTTAATGTTCTCATTATGACTCTTGTCCATTAATCAAAATTATGAACTTAATTTCTCTCATGCAAAATGTTAATGtgatttatatattgttttcaagTAAACTGGTTACAGTATAACCAGACATTTCCAGCGAACACGGAAGCTTAGTTTATATGTGTTGTTCTAATTCTTTCTCGTGTTTAAAAGATGGTCCACAAACTATATATAGCCAACTTTCAAGCAATTAGGAAACCAGAACAAATCATATCCTATCCCCCTAAAATGTGAAAACCACTCATTCATAGAAAATTTgcaataaatttgatttgttgGGAATTTAAAGCGAACGAGGATGGTTAGAGATAATGATTTAAGCCTTTGACATCAACGGTGATCAGACCAAGAAGGTTATGAcgtatttgaaattttgaatcaaTTTGTCCATACAAAGTATAATTGTTTACCTCTTCTCAGCGCATAAAATCAAAATTGCATGTTTTCTGATTAACCAAAAGAAGATCCAATTAAGCTCATAATGTTCTTGTGGCCGAAGATTAGAGTGATTAATAGTTACTCTTCGTCATCAATGATCGAACTCGAGACCTCAAAAGCTCTACTCTTTGTATGGGTCAGCTAGTACACTCTAATTTAGCTACCAACCCTTTGGCTAAAATGAAAAGTTCAACTGTAAACAATTTGATTAATTTGAAATGATTTGATTTATTCTCACAAGATTGGTTGATTGGGAGAATATTGCTTGAGGTGTAAAGTAGACTAAGTACTCACCGCATGCTCGATAAACACTCCCTACATATTAGAAAACAACATGATCAATAAACTAATCATAAGCACAAAACAGATCCTTCATGTATATCAAATCCAATAGGCAGGTTTCATCATTCATCGAAAAAAACGACAGAACATGATCGATCTTAACTTCAGTCTTTCCTCCTATGATGACGTTTCCTGCTCTTCTTCTCATCAGACCGCTTAGAGGAACCCCTTCCAACGCGTGTTCTGTCATCACCTGAAACATCGGAGTCAGAAGAAGCCGCCACTTTGCTCCTACGCTTCTGCCTTCTACATCTCCCATCATCCTCAGAtgaatcagaatcagaatcatCAGAGCCATTACGCctgcttctccttctcctcttctccctTCTACTCTTTCTCTTAACCCGTCTCcgatcatcatcttcatcagaaTCATCATCTCTCTTCCTCCCCCTCCTCTTACTCCTTCCTTTTCCCTCGTCCTCAGACTCACTCCCACTCCTCCTCTTATGCGTCCTCCGCTTCTTCAACCTCCTCACTCTCTTCCCATCTCCCGAATCAGACTCAGACTCATcgcgcttcttcttcttcttcttcccataCCTCTCAGCAATAATCTTCTCAATCTCAGAATCAACATCAGAATCCTCACTCTCactctcctcctcttcctcactACTCTCTTCCTCCTCAACCTCCCCTCTCCTAACCTTCTCCAGCCCCGCCGCAACAGCAGCTTCAATCTCCCTCTCCTTATCCTCCTTCGCGCTCAAGAAGTTCCTACACTGATACGTCAAGTGCCCCACGCGGCCGCACTTCTTGCAAGAGCCACGAGCCTCGTCGTTGTTGGAGCCGGTGATACGAGCGAGAGCCAGAAGACCCTGGAAGCTATTGTAGGAATTCTCAGGGTCATCGGACTTCTCCTTGCTCGTCGGCGCGTAGGGATCGTAACGGATCGCACTCTGCCATATCCCGTGAGTCTGAAGCGCCGCGCTGCTGTGAACACGGTTGTTCGCCGGCATGCGAACTCTTCCTGCGGTGGCCGGCATCTTTACGAAACCCTAGATAACCTCACGACCTAATTCAAACCCAAATCGAT is from Brassica napus cultivar Da-Ae chromosome A4, Da-Ae, whole genome shotgun sequence and encodes:
- the LOC106450032 gene encoding CAX-interacting protein 4-like, which encodes MPATAGRVRMPANNRVHSSAALQTHGIWQSAIRYDPYAPTSKEKSDDPENSYNSFQGLLALARITGSNNDEARGSCKKCGRVGHLTYQCRNFLSAKEDKEREIEAAVAAGLEKVRRGEVEEEESSEEEEESESEDSDVDSEIEKIIAERYGKKKKKKRDESESDSGDGKRVRRLKKRRTHKRRSGSESEDEGKGRSKRRGRKRDDDSDEDDDRRRVKRKSRREKRRRRSRRNGSDDSDSDSSEDDGRCRRQKRRSKVAASSDSDVSGDDRTRVGRGSSKRSDEKKSRKRHHRRKD